The following are encoded in a window of Panthera leo isolate Ple1 chromosome B2, P.leo_Ple1_pat1.1, whole genome shotgun sequence genomic DNA:
- the PRSS16 gene encoding thymus-specific serine protease: MAGRPGPPRLGPLLLLSLWGSSAPAPLLRRLAEHIERFQEGSGLGLGFGPNALVPPKQGWLEQPLDPFNTSDQRSFLQRYWVNDQHWASRHGPVFLHLGGEGSLRPGSVTRGHPAALAPAWGALVIGLEHRFYGLSIPAGGLDVAQLRFLSSRHALADVASARLALGRLFNVSSSSPWICFGGSYAGSLAAWARLKFPHLIFASVASSAPVRAVLDFSEYNEVVSRSLTSAAVGGSPECRAAAAAAFADVERRLLAGGAARAALRAELGACAPLGRAEDRAELLGALQALVGGAAQYDAQAGAPLSVRRLCGLLLQGGGNRSHSAPYRGLRRAVQVVIHSLGQRCLSFSRAETVAQLKVTESQVSGVGDRQWLYQTCTEFGFYVTCEDPSCPFSRVPALPSQLELCQQVFGLSTSSVAQAVTQTNSYYGGQTPGATQVLFVNGDTDPWHALSVTQASGPSASALLIPGASHCMDMAPERPSDSPSLRRGRQSISQQLQTWLGLAQRSQARGGD, encoded by the exons ATGGCCGGCAGGCCTGGCCCCCCACGGCTGggccctctgctcctgctctccctctgggGGTCCTCGGCTCCGG CCCCCCTCCTCAGGCGCCTGGCTGAGCACATTGAGCGGTTTCAGGAGGGCTCCGGCCTGGGCCTGGGTTTCGGCCCAAATGCATTGGTCCCCCCAAAACAAGGCTGGCTGGAGCAGCCACTGGACCCCTTCAACACATCCGACCAGCGATCTTTCCTGCAG CGGTACTGGGTGAATGACCAACACTGGGCCAGCCGGCATGGACCCGTGTTCCTGCATCTGGGGGGCGAGGGCAGCCTCAGGCCCGGCTCAGTGACGAGAG GGCACCCCGcagccctggccccagcctggGGGGCCCTCGTGATAGGCCTGGAGCACAGATTTTATGGCCTGAGTATACCTGCCGGGGGCCTGGACGTGGCCCAGCTCCGCTTCCTGTCCAGCCGCCACGC GCTGGCTGACGTGGCCTCCGCCCGCCTCGCACTCGGCCGCCTCTTCAAcgtctcctcctccagcccctggatcTGCTTTGGAGGCTCCTACGCCGGCTCCCTGGCCGCCTGGGCCCGGCTCAAG TTCCCCCACCTCATCTTCGCCTCCGTCGCCTCCTCTGCTCCGGTGCGGGCCGTGCTGGATTTTTCCGAGTACAACGAG GTGGTGTCCCGAAGCCTGACGAGCGCGGCCGTCGGCGGCTCCCCGGAG tgccgggcggcggcggccgcaGCCTTCGCGGACGTGGAGCGGCGGCTGCTCGCGGGCGGGGCGGCTCGCGCGGCGCTGCGGGCGGAGCTGGGCGCCTGCGCGCCACTGGGTCGCGCGGAGGACCGGGCGGAGCTGCTGGGGGCGCTGCAGGCCCTGGTGGGGGGCGCCGCGCAGTACGACGCGCAGGCGGGAGCGCCGCTGAGCGTGCGGCGGCTGTGCGGGCTCCTCCTGCAAGGCGGGGGCAACCGCAGCCACTCCGCGCCCTACCGCGGGCTCCGGCGGGCAGTGCAG GTCGTCATACACAGCCTGGGCCAGAGGTGTCTAAGCTTTTCCCGAGCAGAGACAGTGGCACAGCTGAAGGTCACAGAGTCCCAAGTGTCCGGTGTGGGCGACCGCCAGTGGTTGTACCAGACTTGTACTGAGTTCGGCTTCT ATGTCACCTGTGAGGACCCCAGCTGCCCCTTCTCCCGGGTCCCGGCACTGCCCTCCCAGCTAGAGCTCTGCCAGCAGGTGTTCGGGCTCTCCACCTCCTCCGTAGCCCAGGCCGTGACCCAGACCAACTCCTACTACGGCGGCCAGACCCcgggggccacccaggtgctgttCGTTAATG ggGACACAGACCCCTGGCACGCGCTAAGCGTAACACAAGCCTCGGGACCGTCGGCGTCGGCCCTTCTCATCCCCGGAGCCTCCCACTGCATGGACATGGCCCCCGAGAGGCCGTCAGACTCCCCCAGCCTCCGCCGGGGGCGCCAG AGCATCTCCCAGCAGCTGCAGACCTGGCTCGGGCTGGCACAGCGGAgccaggccaggggtggggacTGA